Proteins found in one Deltaproteobacteria bacterium IMCC39524 genomic segment:
- a CDS encoding aminotransferase class V-fold PLP-dependent enzyme, translated as MTTNNKFPNLINRDAPLEMHGEEFRELGHQLIEDIAEFLDDLPQRPVTTNESFLKIRQLLGNDNLPERGTSAKELFAEVTNQLFDHSLFNGHPRFWGYITSSAAPIGVLADLLASALNQNVGAAILSPIASEIEAQTIRWVADLIGYPRTCGGLLVSGGNMANFVCFLAARKIKADSDFNEEGLSTSNRPLVAYVSRETHTWIDKAAELFGLGAKHVRWIETDSDQKMDMEALEKQIKSDLSDNYLPFLVVGSAGTVSTGAIDPLPTIATICKKYNLWFHVDGAYGAPAAGLPDAPEHLLGLVQADSLALDPHKWLYSPLEAGCALVREQQHLIETFSHHPTYYNFDGTKEDPPINYLDFGLQNSRGFRALKVWLGLRQVGRAGYLQMIGDDIALARHLHIEVGRYPELQEATQNLSITTFRFIPQSLNKESATAEDYLNKLNEELVNRLQKSGEVFISNAVIGGKYLLRACIVNFRTTSSDVEALPKIVLSYGKELDAEIRPEALRSD; from the coding sequence ATGACAACCAACAACAAGTTTCCGAATCTAATTAATCGGGACGCCCCCCTGGAAATGCATGGAGAAGAATTTCGAGAGTTGGGGCATCAACTTATAGAGGATATTGCAGAATTTCTCGATGATCTCCCACAACGACCTGTCACTACCAACGAGTCCTTTCTAAAAATACGCCAGTTGCTTGGCAACGACAATCTTCCCGAAAGAGGGACTTCCGCAAAAGAATTGTTTGCAGAAGTAACAAATCAACTCTTCGACCACTCACTATTTAACGGACATCCTAGGTTCTGGGGATATATTACATCCTCTGCAGCTCCAATCGGAGTACTGGCCGACCTGCTAGCCTCGGCATTAAACCAGAACGTGGGGGCCGCTATACTGTCGCCAATCGCAAGCGAAATAGAGGCTCAGACGATTCGCTGGGTCGCAGACTTGATTGGCTACCCCAGGACCTGTGGCGGACTTCTAGTTAGTGGCGGGAATATGGCAAACTTTGTCTGTTTTCTGGCTGCTCGCAAGATAAAAGCAGATTCGGATTTTAACGAAGAAGGCCTATCCACAAGTAACCGACCTCTTGTTGCTTATGTTTCAAGAGAAACCCACACTTGGATAGACAAGGCCGCCGAGCTGTTCGGCTTGGGGGCCAAGCATGTACGTTGGATTGAAACAGATTCAGATCAAAAAATGGACATGGAAGCCCTGGAAAAACAAATCAAATCAGACTTATCTGACAACTATCTTCCTTTTCTAGTCGTTGGCTCGGCCGGGACAGTCAGTACGGGGGCCATTGACCCACTGCCCACGATTGCAACCATCTGCAAAAAATACAATTTATGGTTCCACGTCGATGGCGCCTACGGTGCACCGGCAGCCGGGCTACCGGACGCACCTGAGCACCTGCTGGGATTAGTACAGGCGGATTCACTCGCACTTGACCCTCACAAATGGCTATACAGTCCGCTGGAAGCAGGCTGTGCTCTGGTTCGTGAGCAACAGCATCTGATTGAAACCTTCAGCCATCATCCCACTTATTATAATTTTGACGGAACAAAAGAAGACCCGCCAATCAATTACCTCGATTTCGGCTTACAAAACTCTCGTGGTTTCCGCGCATTGAAGGTATGGCTGGGCCTCCGCCAGGTTGGCCGGGCAGGCTATCTTCAAATGATCGGCGACGACATCGCTCTTGCGAGGCATCTCCACATAGAAGTTGGTAGATATCCGGAATTACAAGAGGCAACTCAAAACTTGAGCATTACGACCTTCAGGTTCATACCTCAGAGCTTGAACAAGGAATCAGCAACTGCAGAGGATTACTTGAATAAATTGAACGAGGAGCTTGTCAACCGGTTGCAAAAAAGCGGAGAGGTCTTCATTTCAAATGCTGTCATTGGAGGCAAGTATCTTCTGCGTGCCTGCATTGTTAACTTCAGGACAACCTCATCTGATGTTGAAGCCTTACCGAAAATCGTCCTCAGTTATGGCAAAGAGCTTGATGCCGAGATAAGACCCGAAGCGTTAAGGTCTGACTAG